One Hermetia illucens chromosome 4, iHerIll2.2.curated.20191125, whole genome shotgun sequence DNA segment encodes these proteins:
- the LOC119654087 gene encoding lysozyme 2-like, with amino-acid sequence MARILYHDYGVTNMITLANWICLIQHESSFNDQAVGAINYNGTQDFGLFQINNQWWCQGNVSSYNSCGIACTALLGNLPASWKCAQLVYQQQGFKAWYGWLNYCNGTAPSVADCI; translated from the coding sequence ATGGCTCGTATCCTCTACCACGATTATGGTGTAACCAACATGATCACCCTCGCCAACTGGATCTGCTTGATCCAACACGAATCATCCTTCAACGATCAAGCCGTTGGTGCCATCAATTACAACGGAACCCAAGATTTCGGTCTCTTCCAAATCAACAACCAATGGTGGTGTCAAGGAAACGTTTCATCCTACAATAGCTGTGGAATTGCTTGTACCGCTCTCCTCGGAAACTTGCCAGCTTCCTGGAAGTGTGCCCAACTTGTCTATCAGCAACAAGGATTCAAGGCCTGGTACGGATGGCTCAACTACTGTAACGGAACTGCCCCAAGTGTTGCTGACTGCATCTAA
- the LOC119654085 gene encoding lysozyme 2-like translates to MARILYHDYGVTNMITLANWICLIQHESSFNDQAVGAINYNGTQDFGLFQINNQWWCQGNVSSYNSCGIACTALLGNLSASWKCAQLVYQQQGFKAWYGWLNYCNGTAPSVADCI, encoded by the coding sequence ATGGCTCGTATCCTCTACCACGATTATGGTGTAACCAACATGATCACTCTCGCCAACTGGATCTGTTTGATCCAACACGAATCATCCTTCAACGATCAAGCCGTCGGAGCCATCAACTACAACGGAACCCAAGATTTCGGTCTCTTCCAAATCAACAACCAATGGTGGTGTCAAGGAAACGTCTCCTCCTACAATAGCTGTGGAATCGCCTGTACCGCTCTTCTCGGAAACTTGTCCGCTTCCTGGAAGTGTGCCCAACTTGTCTACCAACAACAAGGATTCAAGGCCTGGTATGGATGGCTTAACTATTGTAACGGAACTGCCCCAAGTGTTGCTGACTGCATCTAA
- the LOC119654088 gene encoding lysozyme 2-like: MARILYHDYGVTNLTTLANWICLIQHESSFNDQAVGAINYNGTQDFGLFQINNQWWCQGNVSSYNSCGIACTALLGNLSASWKCAQLVYQQQGFKAWYGWLNYCNGTAPSVADCI; this comes from the coding sequence ATGGCTCGTATCCTCTACCACGATTATGGTGTAACCAACTTGACTACCCTTGCCAACTGGATCTGTTTGATCCAACACGAATCATCCTTCAACGATCAAGCCGTCGGAGCCATCAACTACAACGGAACCCAAGATTTCGGTCTCTTCCAAATCAACAACCAATGGTGGTGTCAAGGAAACGTCTCCTCCTACAATAGCTGTGGAATTGCCTGTACCGCTCTTCTCGGAAACTTGTCAGCCTCCTGGAAGTGTGCCCAACTTGTCTACCAACAACAAGGATTCAAGGCCTGGTACGGATGGCTCAACTATTGTAACGGAACTGCCCCAAGTGTTGCTGACTGCATCTAA
- the LOC119654084 gene encoding lysozyme 2-like produces MARILYHDYGVTNMITLANWICLIQHESSFNDQAVGALNYNGTQDFGLFQINNQWWCQGNVSSYNSCGIACTALLGNLSASWKCAQLVYQQQGFKAWYGWLNYCNGTAPSVADCI; encoded by the coding sequence ATGGCTCGTATCCTCTACCACGATTATGGTGTAACCAACATGATCACCCTCGCCAACTGGATTTGTTTGATCCAACACGAATCATCCTTCAACGATCAAGCCGTCGGTGCCCTCAACTACAATGGAACCCAAGATTTCGGTCTCTTCCAAATCAACAACCAATGGTGGTGTCAAGGAAATGTCTCCTCCTACAATAGCTGTGGAATCGCCTGTACCGCTCTTCTCGGAAACTTGTCAGCCTCCTGGAAGTGTGCCCAACTTGTCTACCAACAACAAGGATTCAAGGCCTGGTACGGATGGCTCAACTATTGTAACGGAACTGCCCCAAGTGTTGCTGACTGCATCTAA